One window of Quercus robur chromosome 5, dhQueRobu3.1, whole genome shotgun sequence genomic DNA carries:
- the LOC126727528 gene encoding cell division cycle 20.2, cofactor of APC complex-like isoform X2: MGSSHKRRALWLGPLQEQVPKRKSNRENLDRFIPNRAAMDFDYAHYMLTDGRKGKENLAVISPSREAYQKKLAEAFNMNRTRILVFKNKPSTPIDPIPQEFLSPSSPQTKPVKHRRHIPQSSERTLDAPDILDDFYLNLLDWGSSNVLAIALRSTVYLWDASNGSTSELVTIDDDDGGPVTSVSWAPDGRHIAIGLNNSHVQIWDYTVNRQLRTLSGGHRQRVGSLAWNNHILTTGGMDGKVINNDVRVRSHIVETYRGHHLEVCGLKWSASFQLASGGNDNLLYIWDKTMASSSAPRQWLHRLEGHTAAVKAIAWCPLQGNLLASGGGGGDQCIKFWNAHTGACLNSINTGSQVCSLLWNKNERELLSSHGFTQNQLTLWKYPSMVKMAELTGHTSRVLFMTQSPDGCTVASAAADETLRFWNVFGTPEVAKPAPKEKLEPFAHVSRIR; this comes from the exons ATGGGTTCATCTCACAAAAGAAGGGCTCTGTGGCTGGGCCCTCTTCAAGAACAAGTCCCCAAGAGAAAGTCTAATCGAGAAAAT TTGGATAGGTTCATTCCAAATCGTGCTGCAATGGACTTTGATTATGCACACTACATGCTCACAGATGGGAGGAAAGGCAAAGAGAACCTGGCTGTGATCTCTCCATCCAGAGAGGCATACCAGAAGAAACTTGCGGAGGCCTTTAACATGAACCGGACACGGATCTTGGTCTTCAAGAACAAGCCCTCCACACCAATTGACCCAATCCCACAGGAATTTCTTTCACCATCTTCTCCACAGACCAAACCTGTCAAGCACAGGAGACACATTCCTCAG AGTAGTGAGAGGACATTGGATGCTCCTGATATTTTGGATGATTTCTACTTGAATTTATTAGACTGGGGTAGCAGCAATGTCCTTGCCATTGCTCTCAGAAGCACGGTATACCTCTGGGATGCCTCAAATGGCTCTACCTCAGAACTTGTCAcgattgatgatgatgatggcggCCCTGTTACAAGTGTTAGTTGGGCTCCTGATGGCCGGCACATTGCCATTGGCTTAAACAATTCCCATGTCCAAATATGGGATTATACTGTTAACAGACAG CTAAGAACATTGAGTGGCGGTCACAGACAAAGAGTAGGTTCACTGGCTTGGAACAATCACATCCTTACAACTGGAGGAATGGATGGTAAAGTTATCAACAATGATGTGAGGGTGAGATCCCACATTGTTGAAACCTATAGGGGACACCATCTCGAGGTCTGTGGACTAAAATGGTCTGCCTCATTTCAATTGGCTAGTGGAGGGAATGATAATCTTCTCTATATATGGGACAAAACCATGGCCTCTTCCAGTGCACCAAGACAGTGGCTTCACAGACTTGAGGGCCACACAGCTGCAGTCAAGGCCATTGCTTGGTGTCCCCTTCAGGGTAATTTGTTAGCCTCAGGTGGAGGAGGTGGTGATCAGTGCATTAAGTTCTGGAATGCCCACACAGGCGCCTGCTTGAACTCTATTAACACTGGCTCACAGGTTTGTTCTTTGTTGTGGAACAAGAATGAGCGTGAATTGCTTAGCTCTCACGGTTTTACACAGAATCAGCTTACCCTATGGAAATACCCCTCAATGGTGAAGATGGCTGAGCTCACTGGTCATACTTCTAGAGTCCTTTTTATGACACAG AGCCCTGATGGATGCACAGTGGCATCTGCAGCAGCGGACGAGACTCTAAGATTTTGGAATGTGTTTGGGACTCCAGAAGTGGCTAAACCTGCACCTAAGGAAAAATTAGAACCGTTTGCTCATGTGAGCCGCATCCGTTGA
- the LOC126727529 gene encoding probable plastid-lipid-associated protein 10, chloroplastic, with protein sequence MWSKAGQIFQKFECRDQSNGGVIRNFVRWSIPTLIEITIQNINVSEQLQALIAPAILPRSFLSLQILQFIRASELRSL encoded by the exons ATGTGGAGCAAGGCTGggcaaatttttcaaaaatttgagtgCCGAGATCAATCAAATGGGGGTGTCATCCGTAATTTTGTTCGATGGAGTATTCCAACCTTGATAGAG ATAactattcaaaatataaatgtcAGTGAACAGCTGCAAGCTCTAATAGCTCCAGCAATACTGCCACGATCATTTTTAAGCCTACAG ATCTTGCAGTTTATCCGTGCTTCAGAGCTCAGATCCCTTTAA
- the LOC126727528 gene encoding cell division cycle 20.2, cofactor of APC complex-like isoform X1, producing MDEGSMGSSHKRRALWLGPLQEQVPKRKSNRENLDRFIPNRAAMDFDYAHYMLTDGRKGKENLAVISPSREAYQKKLAEAFNMNRTRILVFKNKPSTPIDPIPQEFLSPSSPQTKPVKHRRHIPQSSERTLDAPDILDDFYLNLLDWGSSNVLAIALRSTVYLWDASNGSTSELVTIDDDDGGPVTSVSWAPDGRHIAIGLNNSHVQIWDYTVNRQLRTLSGGHRQRVGSLAWNNHILTTGGMDGKVINNDVRVRSHIVETYRGHHLEVCGLKWSASFQLASGGNDNLLYIWDKTMASSSAPRQWLHRLEGHTAAVKAIAWCPLQGNLLASGGGGGDQCIKFWNAHTGACLNSINTGSQVCSLLWNKNERELLSSHGFTQNQLTLWKYPSMVKMAELTGHTSRVLFMTQSPDGCTVASAAADETLRFWNVFGTPEVAKPAPKEKLEPFAHVSRIR from the exons ATGGATGAAGGATCCATGGGTTCATCTCACAAAAGAAGGGCTCTGTGGCTGGGCCCTCTTCAAGAACAAGTCCCCAAGAGAAAGTCTAATCGAGAAAAT TTGGATAGGTTCATTCCAAATCGTGCTGCAATGGACTTTGATTATGCACACTACATGCTCACAGATGGGAGGAAAGGCAAAGAGAACCTGGCTGTGATCTCTCCATCCAGAGAGGCATACCAGAAGAAACTTGCGGAGGCCTTTAACATGAACCGGACACGGATCTTGGTCTTCAAGAACAAGCCCTCCACACCAATTGACCCAATCCCACAGGAATTTCTTTCACCATCTTCTCCACAGACCAAACCTGTCAAGCACAGGAGACACATTCCTCAG AGTAGTGAGAGGACATTGGATGCTCCTGATATTTTGGATGATTTCTACTTGAATTTATTAGACTGGGGTAGCAGCAATGTCCTTGCCATTGCTCTCAGAAGCACGGTATACCTCTGGGATGCCTCAAATGGCTCTACCTCAGAACTTGTCAcgattgatgatgatgatggcggCCCTGTTACAAGTGTTAGTTGGGCTCCTGATGGCCGGCACATTGCCATTGGCTTAAACAATTCCCATGTCCAAATATGGGATTATACTGTTAACAGACAG CTAAGAACATTGAGTGGCGGTCACAGACAAAGAGTAGGTTCACTGGCTTGGAACAATCACATCCTTACAACTGGAGGAATGGATGGTAAAGTTATCAACAATGATGTGAGGGTGAGATCCCACATTGTTGAAACCTATAGGGGACACCATCTCGAGGTCTGTGGACTAAAATGGTCTGCCTCATTTCAATTGGCTAGTGGAGGGAATGATAATCTTCTCTATATATGGGACAAAACCATGGCCTCTTCCAGTGCACCAAGACAGTGGCTTCACAGACTTGAGGGCCACACAGCTGCAGTCAAGGCCATTGCTTGGTGTCCCCTTCAGGGTAATTTGTTAGCCTCAGGTGGAGGAGGTGGTGATCAGTGCATTAAGTTCTGGAATGCCCACACAGGCGCCTGCTTGAACTCTATTAACACTGGCTCACAGGTTTGTTCTTTGTTGTGGAACAAGAATGAGCGTGAATTGCTTAGCTCTCACGGTTTTACACAGAATCAGCTTACCCTATGGAAATACCCCTCAATGGTGAAGATGGCTGAGCTCACTGGTCATACTTCTAGAGTCCTTTTTATGACACAG AGCCCTGATGGATGCACAGTGGCATCTGCAGCAGCGGACGAGACTCTAAGATTTTGGAATGTGTTTGGGACTCCAGAAGTGGCTAAACCTGCACCTAAGGAAAAATTAGAACCGTTTGCTCATGTGAGCCGCATCCGTTGA
- the LOC126727530 gene encoding B-box zinc finger protein 32-like: MKKVRACELCSEEASLYCASDSAFLCFRCDVKVHQANFLVARHVRQALCFKCEAFSDHRISGAGNDRLRRYYCLACSPEDEVGSDYDSSSSDCVSSSESCATGPKRVELEDRSEEVEKKKKKKAAKRSVSSSVTEISGGGDDSVFPAKISVKKRRKVVDEKAEGIFVNWCRKHGVNGNLVIPLATKALEFCLCKLTVLPFRVSVAASFWLGLRFCGDRSVSTCHNLRGLEEVSGVPAKLILATEVKLARALRVRKDKLARDNTSEDEEGWAECSV, translated from the coding sequence ATGAAGAAGGTTAGGGCTTGTGAGCTTTGCAGCGAAGAGGCTTCGCTGTACTGTGCTTCGGACTCTGCGTTTCTTTGCTTTCGCTGCGACGTTAAGGTTCACCAGGCCAATTTCCTCGTCGCTCGCCACGTTCGCCAGGCGCTCTGCTTTAAATGCGAGGCTTTCTCCGATCATCGGATCTCCGGCGCCGGAAACGATCGTCTCCGGCGGTATTACTGCCTGGCTTGCTCGCCGGAGGACGAGGTCGGTTCCGATTACGATTCTTCTTCTTCGGATTGCGTTTCGAGCTCTGAGTCGTGCGCCACTGGTCCGAAGAGAGTCGAGCTCGAAGATCGGAGTGAGGaggtggagaagaagaagaagaagaaggccgCGAAACGCAGCGTTTCGAGCTCCGTCACGGAGATCTCCGGCGGCGGCGACGATTCGGTGTTTCCGGCGAAAATTTCAGTGAAGAAGAGGAGGAAGGTGGTGGACGAGAAGGCGGAGGGTATTTTCGTAAATTGGTGCAGGAAGCATGGGGTGAATGGTAATTTGGTAATTCCGTTAGCAACCAAAGCGTTAGAATTTTGTTTGTGCAAATTGACGGTTTTACCCTTCCGAGTCTCCGTGGCGGCGTCGTTTTGGCTAGGCTTGAGATTTTGCGGGGACAGATCGGTGTCCACGTGCCACAATCTGAGAGGTTTAGAGGAAGTTTCTGGAGTGCCAGCTAAGCTGATCCTGGCCACAGAGGTTAAGCTCGCACGTGCGCTCAGAGTCAGGAAGGACAAGCTCGCACGTGACAACACTTCAGAGGATGAGGAAGGTTGGGCTGAGTGCTCGGTTTGA